Within the Bacillus pumilus genome, the region CCATTCTAATTGATCTGAAAAAACAATGACTAAAGGAAAGGTGTGAAAACAAATGGCAGGTGGACGCAGAGGCGGTCGTGCGAAACGTCGTAAAGTATGTTTCTTTACTTCTAACGGTATCACGCACATCGATTACAAAGATGTTGATCTTCTTAGAAAGTTTGTTTCTGAGCGTGGTAAAATTTTACCTCGTCGTGTAACAGGAACTAGCGCTAAGTATCAACGTAAATTGACATTAGCGATTAAAAAATCACGTCAAATGGCATTACTTCCATACGTTACTGGTGAGTAAGTCGTTGACTTAAAAGCGGAGAGCCTCGAGCTCTCCGCTTTTTTTTATTGTCTCAAGAAGATCTCACTTGAACTGGCTAGAGCTGATTTTGGCGGGTATCCTAGGAGAAGTATGTAAAATAGACAGTTTGTTCTATACAAATATGGGGTCGATCTGTCATATTGGTAGTCAAGAAAATAATTGCAGTCAGGGCGTGGAAAGATGATTGAATTTAGGAAGGTATCAATGCAATTTTCAGATGAGCGTTATGCTGTTGAATCGGTTGATTTAGAGATTCAGAAGGGCGAGTTCTTTGTTTTCATTGGACCTAGTGGAAGCGGGAAAACGACGTCATTGAAAATGATCAATCGTCTCATTTCTTCTACAGAAGGTGAGATTTACATAAAGGGTCAAAAAATAAATGATTATGATATGTACGAGCTGCGATGGGATATTGGTTATGTTCTGCAGCAAATTGCTCTTTTTCCTCATATGACCATTGAAGAAAATATTGCTGTGGTTCCAGAGCTCAAACGATGGAGCCGTCACGAGATCAATAAGCGAGTGGAGGAATTGATGCAGATGGTTGGGCTTGATCCTGCTATGTATCGGCATCGGAAGCCGTCAGAGCTATCTGGTGGACAGCAGCAGCGTGTTGGTGTGGCACGTGCACTTGCAGCTGATCCTGAGATTATCTTGATGGATGAACCCTTTAGTGCGTTAGATCCACTAACGAGGGAGAAATTGCAGGATGATCTGCTTGATTTGCAGCGCCGTATTCAAAAGACCATTGTCTTCGTGACGCATGATATGCAGGAGGCGATGAGACTCGGTGATCGGATTTGTATCATGAAGGAAGGGAAAGTGGTGCAGATAGGTCGTCCTGAGAAATTGGTTCAACACCCGGTCAATGCTTTTGTTCGAGAGTTTGTCTCAGGTGCTACTCGCCATGTAGGACAACAAGCGTTTGAGCTAGAGGCCATGGCTAGACCAATGCCTCATGAGTCTCTTTTAGGCTATGAAGCAATCACAACACATGCCACGCTGAATGAGGTCTTATCCGAATTGGCAAAGCATGAGGAATTGGCTGTGGAAAAGGACGGGGAGCGAATTGGACTAGTGAATCGTCAAGCGGTGATTCAGTTTTTAGCTGATTCTCCTAAAGAGAGGGGCGAATCACATGAATGACTGGATCAATGTGTTATTGGATCGAAAAGAACAATTGGGTCATGCTTTACTTGAACATATTCAAATTTCGCTTATTGCTTTATTTTTAGCCATTTTGATTGCCATTCCATTAGGTATCTATTTAACGAGGGTGCCAAAGCTTGCAGAATGGGTGATTGGGGTGACGGCGGTCTTGCAAACAATCCCGTCTCTTGCGCTGCTTGGCTTGCTGATTCCTCTTGTTGGGATTGGGCAAGTGCCTGCGATTATTGCGCTTGTCGTTTATGCCCTCCTCCCGATTTTAAGGAATACATATACAGGCATTCAGGAGGTCGATCCTTCGCTGAGAGAAGCGGCGCTTGCCATGGGAATGAATCACCGCAAACGATTATTAAAGGTAGAGCTGCCTCTAGCTATGCCAGTTATCATGGCAGGTATCCGAACCGGGATGGTTCTCATCGTGGGAACTGCCACTCTTGCCGCACTGATTGGAGCTGGGGGATTAGGAAGCCTTATTTTGTTAGGAATTGACCGAAATGATATGGCACTCATTGTCATTGGTGCTATACCAGCTGCCTTACTCGCACTCTTATTTGATGTGGTACTGCGCACGTTTGAGAGAATCTCTTTTAAAAAGACTGTGATCTCTGTGACGGTTTTTGCTGTGATTGCAGGAGCTATTGTCGCGGGCCCATCATTGTTTCAACAAGAAAAAAAAGAAATCACCATCGGTGGAAAGTTAGGATCAGAGCCTGAAATTCTAATCTCGATGTATAAACTTTTAATTGAACAGGATACGGATATTCAAGTCAATCTTAAGCCTGGTCTTGGCAAGACGTCTTTTGTTTTTCAAGCTTTACGGTCTGGTGATATTGACATTTATCCTGAGTTTACGGGTACTGTAATTTCTGAGTTCCTCAAACAAACAGCGAAAAGCACAGATAAAGAAAAAGTGTATGAGCAAGCGCGGCGCGGTTTGGAATCATCCTTTCAGCTCCGCCTTCTTGAGCCGATGGCTTACAACAATACGTATGCTTTAGCCGTGCCTCAGTCGTTGGCTGATCAATATGATGTATCCAATATTTCAGATCTAGGCAAGATCAAGAATCGCATAAAGGCTGGATTTACCTTAGAATTTTCTGATCGACAGGATGGGTATCGAGGTATTCAAAAGACCTATCAGTTTTCCTTTGATGATGTGGTGACGATGGAACCGAAGCTTCGGTATCGAGCGATTCAAAAAGGAGATATCAATTTAGTCGATGCCTATTCGACAGACAGTGAATTGAGGCAATACAAGTTAAAGGTGCTTAATGATGATCAGCATGTTTTCCCGCCATATCAAGGAGCACCGCTGTTAAGGCAAGAGACATTAACGGAGTACCCTGAGATTGAGACCTCTCTCAATAAGCTCGGGGGTCAAATTACAGACGATGAGATGAGAGAAATGAATTATGAAGTGAATGTGCAAGGTAAGGATGCATTTCAGGTAGCGAAAGCCTATTTAAAAAAGAAAAAATTACTGCATTAATCAAGGAAGAGCAGGTCTGTTATGTAAAAGCAGATCTGCTTTTTTAAAAGGAAAAACAAAAATCGTTGACTTTTATTTAAAAACATCATATCCTTAATTCGAGATAAATATATTTTTTTAATTTAATATCTCGAATTCGAGATAATATAAAGACAGCAGTCAAGACATAATGAATAGAGGCTTGTTACTTCATGATAGGAGGTCATTAGAAGTGAAGAAAACAGAAGGAATTCACCATATCACAGCAATTGTAGGGCATCCTCAGGAGAACGTTGATTTTTATGCAGGTGTTTTAGGACTTCGTCTCGTGAAGAAGACCGTGAATTTTGATGATCCAGGTACTTACCATTTATATTTTGGAAATGAAGGAGGATCTCCGGGAACGATTATTACGTTTTTCCCTTGGCCAGGTGCTCAAAAGGGACAAATTGGCGCGGGTCAAGTGGGGGTGACGACATATGTTGTACCACCAGGCGCTTTCTCTTTCTGGAAGGAACGTCTTGAGCAGTTTGATATTTCTTATGAAATGGTTGAACGCTTTGATGAAGCCTTTCTCTCATTTGAAGATCCACACGGCTTGTTGATAGAGCTAGTAGAACGTGCGGATGGAAAACAAAATGATTGGACATTTAACGGAGTTACGCCAGATGTAGCGCTAAAAGGGTTTGGGGGAGCTGTTTTATTAACATCACAGCCAGAGCAAACGATGCAGCTGCTAGAACAAACAATGGGATTCGAACGAGTTGGAGCAGAAGAGGATTATGTAAGATTCCGTTCATTTGGTGAGATAGGGAATGTCATTGATGTGAACAAGACACCTGTTGCACGCGGACGTATGGGTGTTGGGGTGGTGCATCATATTGCATGGAGAGCGACCGATGATCAGGATCAGTTAGATTGGCAAAGACATATTGCACAAAGCGGGTATCAAGTGACACCTGTGCAAGATCGAAATTACTTCAATGCGATTTATTTTAGAGAGCTTGGCGGCATATTATTTGAAATTGCAACTGATCCTCCAGGGTTTGCACACGATGAATCAGTGGAAACTATGGGTGAAGCATTGAAACTTCCACCACAATATGAAGCGCAGCGCAGTCAGATTGAACAAATTGTGCTACCGATAGAAGTGAGAGAGTTGAAAGGGAAAGGAGACGCATGATGAAACATCTTTTTCGTAAAGGAAAGAATGATCAAAGACCTGTTTTGTTATTACTGCATGGTACTGGCGGGACAGAAGAAGATTTATTGCCGCTTGCCGATTTAGTCGATGCTGACGCTTCTGTTCTTAGTGTGAGAGGAAATGTGTTGGAAAACGGTATGCCGCGCTTTTTCAGACGTTTAGCTGAGGGTATTTTCGATGAGCAGGATTTAATTGAGCGGACAGAGGAACTGTATACATTTATCGGAGACGCAGCAGATAAATATGGATTCGATCGTCATAATGTCGTCGCTCTCGGATATTCCAATGGGGCGAACATTGCAGGAAGTCTTTTATTCCATTACGAGGATGCGTTAAAAGGAGCGATCCTGCATCATCCAATGGTTCCAAGACGCGGTGTTTCATTGCCTTCATTAGCGGGGAAACAAGTCTTTATCGCAGCTGGTGAAAATGACCCAATGTGCCGACCAGAGGATTCACAAGAACTCGAGCAATTGCTGCAAGGCGCAGGCGCTTCGGTCACACTACATTGGGAAAACCGCGGACATCAGTTAACGAGAGAAGAAGTCGATGCTGCGGCATTATGGTATCGTCGTCAATTTTAATGAAGGTAGGGAAAATAGGTGGGATTTTTACAGAAGCTTTTTGGACAAACCAAACAAAAGGAGATGGAACAAATGGAAAACGTAAAATTAGCAGTTATTTATTATAGTTCAACCGGTACAAACTATCAGATGGCAAAATGGGCAGAGGCGGGAGCGAAAGAAGCTGGCGCCGAAGTGAAAGTATTAAAGGTTGCTGAATTGGCACCAGAAGCAGTTGTAGCATCAAATCCAGCATGGAAAGCACATTTAGACGAAACAAAGGATATCCCAGAGGTTCAATTAAGTGATTTAGAGTGGGCAGATGCCATCATCTTTAGCATGCCAACACGTTTTGGTAACTTACC harbors:
- the rpsR gene encoding 30S ribosomal protein S18 — translated: MAGGRRGGRAKRRKVCFFTSNGITHIDYKDVDLLRKFVSERGKILPRRVTGTSAKYQRKLTLAIKKSRQMALLPYVTGE
- a CDS encoding ABC transporter ATP-binding protein, translated to MIEFRKVSMQFSDERYAVESVDLEIQKGEFFVFIGPSGSGKTTSLKMINRLISSTEGEIYIKGQKINDYDMYELRWDIGYVLQQIALFPHMTIEENIAVVPELKRWSRHEINKRVEELMQMVGLDPAMYRHRKPSELSGGQQQRVGVARALAADPEIILMDEPFSALDPLTREKLQDDLLDLQRRIQKTIVFVTHDMQEAMRLGDRICIMKEGKVVQIGRPEKLVQHPVNAFVREFVSGATRHVGQQAFELEAMARPMPHESLLGYEAITTHATLNEVLSELAKHEELAVEKDGERIGLVNRQAVIQFLADSPKERGESHE
- a CDS encoding ABC transporter permease/substrate-binding protein, producing MNDWINVLLDRKEQLGHALLEHIQISLIALFLAILIAIPLGIYLTRVPKLAEWVIGVTAVLQTIPSLALLGLLIPLVGIGQVPAIIALVVYALLPILRNTYTGIQEVDPSLREAALAMGMNHRKRLLKVELPLAMPVIMAGIRTGMVLIVGTATLAALIGAGGLGSLILLGIDRNDMALIVIGAIPAALLALLFDVVLRTFERISFKKTVISVTVFAVIAGAIVAGPSLFQQEKKEITIGGKLGSEPEILISMYKLLIEQDTDIQVNLKPGLGKTSFVFQALRSGDIDIYPEFTGTVISEFLKQTAKSTDKEKVYEQARRGLESSFQLRLLEPMAYNNTYALAVPQSLADQYDVSNISDLGKIKNRIKAGFTLEFSDRQDGYRGIQKTYQFSFDDVVTMEPKLRYRAIQKGDINLVDAYSTDSELRQYKLKVLNDDQHVFPPYQGAPLLRQETLTEYPEIETSLNKLGGQITDDEMREMNYEVNVQGKDAFQVAKAYLKKKKLLH
- a CDS encoding ring-cleaving dioxygenase; this encodes MNRGLLLHDRRSLEVKKTEGIHHITAIVGHPQENVDFYAGVLGLRLVKKTVNFDDPGTYHLYFGNEGGSPGTIITFFPWPGAQKGQIGAGQVGVTTYVVPPGAFSFWKERLEQFDISYEMVERFDEAFLSFEDPHGLLIELVERADGKQNDWTFNGVTPDVALKGFGGAVLLTSQPEQTMQLLEQTMGFERVGAEEDYVRFRSFGEIGNVIDVNKTPVARGRMGVGVVHHIAWRATDDQDQLDWQRHIAQSGYQVTPVQDRNYFNAIYFRELGGILFEIATDPPGFAHDESVETMGEALKLPPQYEAQRSQIEQIVLPIEVRELKGKGDA
- a CDS encoding alpha/beta hydrolase, with amino-acid sequence MMKHLFRKGKNDQRPVLLLLHGTGGTEEDLLPLADLVDADASVLSVRGNVLENGMPRFFRRLAEGIFDEQDLIERTEELYTFIGDAADKYGFDRHNVVALGYSNGANIAGSLLFHYEDALKGAILHHPMVPRRGVSLPSLAGKQVFIAAGENDPMCRPEDSQELEQLLQGAGASVTLHWENRGHQLTREEVDAAALWYRRQF